A region of Lacinutrix sp. Hel_I_90 DNA encodes the following proteins:
- the typA gene encoding translational GTPase TypA, with translation MANIKNIAIIAHVDHGKTTLVDKIMYHCQLFRDNENTGDLILDNNDLERERGITITSKNVSVVYKDTKINIIDTPGHADFGGEVERVLNMADGVVLLVDAFEGPMPQTRFVLQKAIDLGLKPCVVINKVDKENCTPDEVHEKVFDLMFELGAEEWQLDFPTVYGSAKNNWMSDDWKNETNNIEPLLDMVIEHVPTPVFKEGTTQMLITSLDFSSFTGRIAIGRVQRGNIVEGQQISLVKRDGTVTKSRIKEVFIFEGLGRKKVQSVQTGDICAVVGVEGFEIGDTICDLENPEGLKAIAIDEPTMSMLFTINDSPFFGKDGKFVTSRHIKDRLERELEKNLALRLGETGSADKFMVFGRGVLHLSVLIETMRREGYELQIGQPQVIIKEIDGVKCEPIEELTIDLPESVSGRAVEFVTMRKGEMLSMEAKGERMICEFMIPSRGIIGLRNQLLTATAGEAIMAHRFKEYQPIKGAIPGRISGSLVSMENGTAIPYSIDKLQDRGKFFVEPGESIYEGQVIGENSRQDDMAVNITKAKKQSNVRSSGADDKAKIVPAIKFSLEEALEYIQKDEYVEVTPNHLRLRKIWLTETDRKRNKIA, from the coding sequence ATGGCTAATATTAAAAATATCGCAATTATTGCGCACGTAGATCACGGGAAAACGACTTTGGTAGATAAGATTATGTACCACTGCCAACTGTTTCGTGATAATGAAAACACTGGGGATTTAATTCTTGATAATAACGATTTAGAGCGTGAGCGTGGTATTACCATTACCTCTAAAAACGTGTCGGTTGTATACAAAGACACAAAAATTAATATTATTGACACACCTGGTCACGCCGATTTTGGTGGTGAAGTAGAGCGTGTTTTAAATATGGCTGATGGCGTTGTATTATTAGTAGATGCTTTTGAAGGCCCAATGCCTCAAACGCGTTTTGTATTACAAAAAGCGATTGACTTAGGATTAAAACCTTGTGTGGTTATTAATAAAGTCGATAAAGAAAACTGTACGCCTGATGAAGTACATGAAAAGGTATTCGATTTAATGTTCGAATTAGGTGCAGAAGAATGGCAATTAGACTTTCCAACGGTTTACGGTTCGGCTAAGAATAATTGGATGAGTGATGATTGGAAAAATGAAACCAACAATATCGAACCATTATTAGATATGGTTATTGAGCATGTGCCTACGCCTGTTTTTAAGGAAGGTACTACGCAAATGTTGATTACTTCTTTAGATTTCTCTTCTTTTACTGGTCGTATCGCGATTGGTCGTGTACAAAGAGGAAATATTGTAGAAGGACAACAGATTTCTTTAGTAAAAAGAGATGGTACGGTTACAAAAAGTAGAATAAAAGAAGTCTTTATATTCGAAGGTTTAGGACGTAAGAAAGTACAAAGCGTTCAAACTGGTGATATTTGTGCCGTGGTAGGTGTAGAAGGTTTTGAGATTGGAGATACCATTTGTGATTTAGAAAATCCAGAAGGCTTGAAAGCGATTGCAATAGATGAACCTACAATGAGTATGTTATTTACGATTAACGATTCGCCTTTCTTTGGAAAAGACGGAAAGTTTGTAACGTCTCGTCATATTAAAGACCGTTTAGAAAGAGAATTAGAAAAAAACTTAGCCCTTCGTTTAGGTGAAACGGGGAGTGCAGATAAGTTTATGGTTTTTGGTCGTGGAGTATTACACTTATCGGTTTTAATTGAAACGATGCGTCGTGAAGGCTATGAATTACAAATTGGACAACCACAAGTAATCATTAAAGAAATTGATGGTGTAAAATGTGAGCCAATTGAAGAACTAACTATTGATCTTCCAGAAAGTGTGTCTGGTAGAGCTGTAGAATTTGTAACCATGCGTAAAGGGGAAATGCTAAGTATGGAAGCCAAAGGCGAACGTATGATTTGCGAATTCATGATTCCTTCTCGTGGTATTATTGGTTTACGTAACCAATTATTAACGGCAACTGCTGGTGAAGCCATTATGGCACACCGATTTAAAGAATACCAACCTATAAAAGGTGCTATTCCAGGGCGTATTTCTGGATCTTTAGTGTCTATGGAAAACGGAACAGCGATTCCTTATTCTATTGATAAATTACAAGATAGAGGGAAGTTCTTTGTTGAGCCAGGAGAGAGTATTTACGAAGGTCAAGTGATTGGTGAGAACTCTCGTCAAGACGATATGGCTGTGAATATTACAAAAGCTAAGAAGCAAAGTAATGTACGTTCTTCAGGAGCAGATGATAAAGCGAAAATTGTACCAGCAATTAAATTCTCTTTAGAAGAAGCTTTAGAATACATTCAAAAAGATGAGTATGTTGAAGTAACACCAAATCACTTACGTTTACGTAAAATCTGGTTAACTGAAACAGATCGTAAAAGAAATAAGATTGCCTAA
- a CDS encoding GNAT family N-acetyltransferase, giving the protein MAYHGDRFEDYSLLIFKEDKLIAVLPANKEGALLHSHQGLTYGGLVTSEKIKLYETAQVLKQIMIFLASIDITHINIKLSPAFYHIKPSDEMRFLLHHLEAKKYRCDALSVIDLNEKLLFSKDRIAGVKRGEKNGLMVKEVNEFTNFWDRILLPNLKLKHQAKPTHSLKEITRLKERFPKQIRQFNVYKENNLVAGTTIFEMQNVAHSQYISGDANKNTLGSLDFLHEHLITNVFKDKRYFDFSTSHENQGQHINDGLLYWKEGFGARTLTMDFYSLPVANHDDIDRIFI; this is encoded by the coding sequence ATGGCGTATCATGGTGATAGATTTGAGGATTATTCACTACTAATTTTCAAAGAGGACAAACTCATCGCTGTATTACCGGCTAATAAAGAAGGTGCGCTATTACATTCACATCAAGGGCTTACGTATGGAGGACTAGTTACTAGTGAAAAAATTAAACTTTATGAGACCGCACAGGTCTTAAAGCAAATAATGATTTTTCTTGCTTCAATAGATATAACACATATAAATATTAAATTATCTCCCGCATTTTACCACATAAAACCTAGTGATGAAATGCGTTTTTTATTGCATCATTTAGAGGCAAAAAAATACCGCTGTGACGCTCTAAGTGTTATCGATTTAAATGAAAAACTTTTATTTTCTAAAGACAGAATTGCCGGTGTAAAAAGGGGTGAAAAAAATGGTTTAATGGTGAAGGAAGTTAACGAGTTTACTAATTTCTGGGACCGTATTTTACTTCCAAACCTAAAATTAAAACACCAAGCAAAGCCTACACACTCACTAAAAGAAATCACACGACTTAAGGAGCGATTTCCCAAACAAATAAGGCAATTCAATGTTTATAAAGAGAACAACCTAGTGGCAGGAACAACTATTTTCGAAATGCAAAATGTGGCACATTCCCAATATATTTCTGGAGATGCTAATAAAAACACCTTAGGTAGTTTAGACTTTTTACATGAGCATTTAATAACAAATGTATTTAAAGATAAACGTTATTTTGATTTTAGTACCTCTCATGAAAATCAAGGTCAGCATATAAACGACGGATTACTATATTGGAAAGAAGGATTTGGAGCCCGTACGCTAACTATGGATTTTTATTCCTTGCCTGTTGCTAATCATGATGATATAGACCGCATTTTTATATGA
- a CDS encoding DegT/DnrJ/EryC1/StrS aminotransferase family protein, translated as MINFLDLHKINKRFEDEFQKQFALFLNSGSYILGTQVLNFEKDFAEYCGTKYCVGVSNGLDALMLIFEAYKILGDIKEGDEVILPANTYIATILAVVNSGLKPIFVEPNAQTFNIEPEEIIKNISNNTKAILGVHLYGQLYDVAELEEIAKSYNLLLIEDAAQAQGAVYKDGRKSGNVSNAGAFSFYPTKNLGALGDAGAVTTNNNSLFEIISKLKNYGRVSTYETDYKGYNCRLDEIQAAFLSVKLKHLDSDNLKRQEIATFYLNAIKNSKIKLPFFSEAQDHVFHQFIIEVEHREAFMAYMKANNIEVSIHYPRAPHKQKALREYKTKVLPITERIHDVVVSLPINPILTQQEITIIAEVINKY; from the coding sequence ATGATAAATTTTCTAGATTTACATAAAATTAATAAACGCTTTGAAGATGAGTTTCAAAAACAGTTTGCGCTGTTTCTAAACTCAGGTTCTTATATATTAGGAACACAAGTTTTAAATTTTGAAAAGGATTTTGCAGAGTATTGTGGTACAAAATATTGCGTAGGCGTAAGTAATGGCCTAGATGCTTTAATGTTGATTTTTGAAGCCTATAAAATTCTTGGAGATATAAAAGAAGGTGACGAAGTTATTTTGCCTGCCAATACCTACATTGCAACCATATTGGCTGTTGTGAATTCTGGTTTGAAACCCATTTTTGTTGAGCCAAATGCACAAACTTTTAATATTGAACCAGAAGAAATAATTAAAAACATTTCTAATAATACAAAGGCAATATTAGGGGTGCATTTATATGGGCAACTTTACGATGTGGCCGAGTTAGAAGAAATTGCGAAGTCTTATAATTTACTATTGATTGAAGATGCCGCTCAGGCTCAAGGCGCAGTTTATAAAGATGGGCGTAAATCTGGAAATGTTTCTAATGCCGGTGCTTTTAGTTTTTATCCTACTAAAAATTTAGGTGCCTTAGGGGATGCAGGTGCGGTTACAACAAATAACAACAGTCTCTTTGAAATTATTAGTAAGCTTAAAAATTATGGACGTGTTTCTACATATGAGACTGATTACAAAGGGTATAATTGTAGGTTAGATGAAATACAGGCTGCATTTTTAAGTGTAAAATTAAAGCATCTTGATTCTGATAATCTTAAGCGACAGGAGATCGCTACTTTTTATCTGAATGCCATAAAAAATTCAAAAATAAAATTGCCTTTTTTTTCAGAAGCACAGGACCATGTCTTTCATCAATTTATAATCGAGGTAGAGCATAGAGAAGCGTTTATGGCATACATGAAAGCTAATAATATTGAAGTTTCAATTCATTATCCTAGAGCACCTCACAAACAGAAAGCATTGCGTGAATACAAAACAAAAGTATTACCTATTACTGAAAGAATTCATGATGTAGTAGTTAGTTTACCAATAAATCCTATTTTGACACAGCAGGAGATCACTATAATAGCAGAAGTCATAAACAAGTATTAA
- a CDS encoding oligosaccharide flippase family protein → MDNSQKSYGQILKATSLFGGVQVISILAGVLRSKFAAVFIGVAGIGLLGILNSTLNLIVGVSKLGLDASSIKEIAFINKSSDLKAVSKTVYVLKRLLWLTGLIGTLLTMALSPVLSEIAFDSKDYTFSFIWISIAVLFKQLTYGELAILQGLRLLRKLALVNLYGSLISVVIAVPLYYFFGIDGIVPTIILSAFFGYIIARYFSVLFANEGYSLSLKQMLSEGKPMLKLGVTLSISSLITLLVAYIIQLYITNTGGLTEVGYYNAGIIIINSYIGIIFQSMSKDYFPRLSEVVDDNNKVRETVTQQATIAVLLVTPVVIVFLVFSKYVIKILYSAAFLPTALFLNFAIMGILFKAVSWSMGYVIIANGDSKIFIKTAIAFNCLLLAINMLGYSSYGLEGLGMSFVVYYFIHLIVIGIIMKKYYDFVFPKTSQKTFFLCLLMIFITFGITYIELEVFKIVLLTLAVIASISFTLYKLNKVADLKTILKTKFRK, encoded by the coding sequence ATGGATAATAGTCAGAAATCATACGGACAAATATTAAAAGCAACCTCTTTATTTGGTGGTGTACAAGTTATAAGTATACTGGCGGGAGTGTTACGTTCAAAGTTTGCGGCCGTATTTATTGGAGTTGCAGGAATTGGTCTTTTAGGGATATTAAATTCTACTTTAAATTTAATTGTAGGCGTTTCAAAATTAGGTTTGGATGCAAGTTCAATAAAAGAAATTGCTTTCATTAATAAATCAAGTGACCTTAAAGCCGTTTCTAAAACGGTGTATGTGTTAAAACGCTTATTATGGCTTACAGGCCTTATAGGAACCTTATTAACAATGGCTTTATCCCCAGTTTTAAGTGAAATCGCATTCGATTCTAAAGACTATACATTCTCCTTTATTTGGATTTCAATTGCTGTGCTTTTTAAACAATTAACTTATGGTGAGTTAGCCATTTTACAAGGGTTAAGGCTATTAAGAAAACTGGCGCTAGTTAATTTATATGGTAGTTTGATTTCTGTGGTTATCGCTGTACCCTTGTATTATTTTTTTGGTATCGACGGTATCGTTCCTACAATTATTTTAAGTGCCTTTTTTGGGTATATTATTGCTAGATACTTCTCTGTTTTGTTTGCAAATGAAGGGTATAGTCTCTCATTAAAACAGATGCTTTCTGAAGGAAAACCCATGCTTAAATTAGGGGTGACATTAAGTATTTCAAGTTTAATAACCTTATTAGTAGCGTATATAATTCAGTTGTATATTACAAATACAGGAGGCTTAACTGAGGTTGGATATTATAATGCTGGAATTATTATTATTAATTCTTATATAGGGATCATTTTTCAGTCTATGAGTAAAGATTATTTCCCGAGGTTATCCGAGGTTGTTGATGATAACAATAAAGTAAGAGAAACCGTGACACAGCAGGCTACCATTGCAGTTTTATTAGTGACTCCAGTCGTTATTGTCTTTTTAGTATTTTCGAAATATGTGATAAAAATACTGTATTCGGCTGCTTTTTTACCAACAGCCCTTTTTTTGAATTTTGCCATCATGGGCATACTATTTAAAGCAGTTTCTTGGTCAATGGGTTATGTTATTATTGCTAACGGCGATTCTAAAATTTTTATTAAGACAGCGATAGCTTTTAATTGTTTATTATTAGCAATTAATATGCTGGGGTATTCTAGTTATGGTTTAGAAGGTTTAGGGATGAGTTTTGTTGTTTATTATTTTATTCATTTAATTGTGATAGGCATAATAATGAAAAAATACTACGATTTTGTTTTCCCTAAGACGTCTCAAAAAACATTTTTTTTATGTTTACTAATGATTTTTATAACTTTCGGAATTACCTATATTGAGCTTGAAGTGTTTAAAATAGTTTTATTAACATTGGCTGTTATAGCTTCTATTTCATTTACATTATATAAATTAAACAAAGTAGCAGATTTAAAAACCATACTAAAGACTAAATTTAGAAAGTGA
- a CDS encoding transferase, whose protein sequence is MQLPFFIYGKARFTSIAGDFIIDAPIQRGMIGFGQPYEINKASMGISEFNVNGTLIFKGYFQLGKDFFVFTSKHAVCEFGHMSSLGCRSKIVCTSSIKFGEFARLGPECQVIDTNFHNMKNTITHEVFEKSKPIDVGSYNFISNRVTLLKGSSTPKYCTIASNSVCTRDYTALGNNILIGGAPAKLIKENIARDWSGEKEGLESLLMIFKK, encoded by the coding sequence ATGCAACTGCCTTTTTTTATCTACGGAAAAGCTCGTTTCACCTCAATTGCCGGAGATTTTATAATTGATGCCCCCATACAGAGGGGAATGATTGGGTTTGGGCAACCTTATGAAATTAATAAAGCAAGCATGGGTATTTCTGAGTTTAATGTGAATGGAACTTTAATTTTTAAAGGATATTTTCAGCTTGGAAAAGATTTTTTTGTTTTCACATCTAAGCACGCAGTTTGCGAATTCGGACACATGTCTTCCTTGGGTTGCCGCTCTAAAATCGTCTGCACATCTTCAATTAAGTTTGGTGAATTTGCTAGATTGGGACCAGAATGTCAGGTTATTGATACCAATTTTCATAACATGAAAAACACGATTACCCATGAAGTGTTTGAAAAGTCTAAACCCATAGATGTTGGAAGCTATAATTTTATTTCTAATAGAGTGACTCTTTTAAAAGGAAGTAGCACACCAAAGTATTGTACCATTGCCTCTAATTCTGTCTGTACTAGAGATTATACAGCACTTGGAAATAATATATTGATAGGAGGTGCGCCTGCCAAATTAATAAAGGAGAATATTGCAAGAGATTGGAGTGGTGAGAAAGAGGGGCTTGAGTCATTGCTTATGATTTTCAAAAAGTAG
- a CDS encoding glycosyltransferase has protein sequence MQKTNPIVTVICTCFNHRNFIKIALDSVLNQSYKNIELLIIDDCSKDDSVQIIKHWIDNNNFGTLIKNKNNLGLTKSFNNAVSKSKGDYLIDLSADDELLPHCIALQISVFNAYKTEKIGIVYGNASVINKSTDEKYVFFNRFSQEKKASSPKDGFIYKELIDHSNTICSVSAMIKRNAFIALGGYDERLIYEDYDFWLRLARTYYILYIDEVLVNRIKLENSLGNLNYKGIDKKNYKFKQATYLAVKKTLAMNKNKEEDQATMRKIQLEITVNLKILNLQLLLKYAVLLLNILLIRRHFKTTTF, from the coding sequence ATGCAAAAAACAAATCCGATAGTAACCGTAATATGCACATGCTTTAATCATCGTAATTTTATAAAAATTGCACTAGATTCTGTATTGAACCAAAGCTACAAAAACATAGAGCTACTTATCATTGATGACTGCAGTAAAGATGATTCTGTACAGATTATTAAACATTGGATTGATAACAATAATTTTGGCACATTAATTAAAAATAAGAACAATTTAGGGTTAACAAAATCATTCAACAACGCCGTTTCAAAATCTAAAGGTGATTATCTCATTGATTTATCTGCTGACGACGAGCTGCTACCCCATTGCATTGCATTACAAATATCTGTTTTCAATGCATATAAAACAGAAAAAATAGGCATTGTTTATGGAAATGCTTCTGTTATTAATAAAAGTACTGATGAGAAGTATGTTTTTTTTAATAGATTTTCACAAGAAAAAAAGGCATCCTCCCCTAAAGATGGGTTTATTTATAAAGAGTTAATTGATCATTCCAATACAATATGCTCTGTAAGCGCCATGATTAAGCGTAACGCATTTATAGCCCTTGGTGGTTATGATGAACGATTAATTTATGAAGATTATGACTTTTGGCTGCGTTTGGCCAGAACCTATTACATCCTTTACATAGATGAGGTGCTTGTTAACCGTATAAAATTAGAGAATTCCTTAGGAAACCTTAATTATAAGGGCATTGACAAAAAAAATTACAAGTTTAAACAAGCGACGTATCTGGCGGTAAAAAAGACGTTAGCCATGAATAAAAACAAAGAAGAAGACCAAGCCACTATGCGTAAAATACAATTGGAAATTACAGTGAATTTAAAAATCCTAAACCTCCAGTTACTTCTTAAATACGCTGTATTACTTTTAAATATACTACTAATACGGCGACATTTTAAAACCACTACTTTTTGA
- a CDS encoding glycosyltransferase: MSRDSKKHICILVDCLTGGGAEKAAALLSESLYDAHYEVSIIVMKDLIDYSFKGTLYNIRMVKHSFLNFSNLKKLFCLRQIYKKINADVYLDFRVRYHTINEVLLHLFVFKIRKTVFTIHSYKVHNYLPKKRFFFHLYNKAKAIVVVSEGILEKTKTLFDFDNLIWIPNFYNKSIVNQGNNGGDFHLDSYIIAVGRLKNEVKQFDKLILAYANTIPAKMGIPLVILGEGKDYHILKRLIEDHHLESTIKLLGFKNNPYPYIKKSQFLILSSKVEGFPMVLVEALALETVVVSFNCKSGPAEIITHEKNGLLVGNQDFNALEMAIDRMYTDSELYLKCKKNTKSSVYKFSDEVVFNSWLMLINT; encoded by the coding sequence ATGTCTAGAGACTCTAAAAAGCACATTTGTATTCTTGTAGACTGTTTAACTGGCGGGGGTGCAGAAAAAGCTGCCGCCCTTTTGTCTGAGTCTCTTTATGACGCTCACTATGAGGTCTCTATTATTGTCATGAAGGATTTGATTGATTATAGTTTTAAAGGGACTCTTTATAATATTAGGATGGTGAAGCATAGCTTTTTAAATTTTTCAAATTTAAAAAAGTTGTTTTGTTTAAGGCAAATTTATAAAAAAATAAATGCAGATGTGTACCTAGATTTTAGGGTAAGGTATCACACAATAAACGAAGTCTTATTGCATTTGTTTGTGTTCAAAATAAGAAAAACAGTGTTCACTATTCACTCGTACAAAGTTCATAACTATTTACCTAAAAAGCGCTTTTTCTTCCATTTATATAATAAAGCAAAGGCAATTGTCGTGGTTTCTGAAGGTATTTTAGAAAAAACGAAAACTCTTTTCGATTTTGATAATTTAATTTGGATTCCTAATTTTTACAACAAATCTATTGTTAATCAAGGTAATAATGGGGGTGATTTTCATTTAGACTCCTATATTATAGCTGTGGGACGATTAAAAAACGAAGTAAAACAATTTGATAAACTAATTCTAGCATATGCCAATACTATCCCAGCAAAAATGGGTATTCCTCTTGTGATTTTAGGAGAGGGAAAAGATTATCATATACTCAAACGTTTGATTGAAGACCATCATTTAGAAAGTACCATAAAACTTTTAGGGTTTAAAAACAATCCATACCCCTATATTAAAAAGAGTCAATTTTTAATATTATCTAGTAAAGTGGAGGGGTTCCCAATGGTACTTGTAGAAGCTTTAGCACTTGAAACGGTTGTCGTATCTTTTAACTGTAAGTCTGGGCCTGCTGAGATTATCACACACGAAAAAAATGGATTATTGGTGGGAAATCAAGATTTTAATGCGCTTGAAATGGCTATTGATAGAATGTATACAGATTCAGAGCTTTACTTAAAATGTAAAAAAAACACTAAAAGCTCGGTATATAAGTTTTCAGATGAAGTTGTTTTTAACAGTTGGTTAATGTTAATTAATACTTAG
- a CDS encoding FdtA/QdtA family cupin domain-containing protein, with protein MSKTTIETIKIIDIPKIEDTRGNLSVIEKNTIPFEIKRVYYLYDVPSTAYRGGHAHKEQLELLVALSGSFEVKLRDGANELSIMLNKPNKGLLIPTGIWRELENFSSGSVCLVLSSDVFDENDYIYDFEEFMRFKTL; from the coding sequence ATGAGTAAAACAACGATTGAAACGATAAAAATTATTGATATACCTAAAATTGAAGATACACGAGGCAACCTTTCTGTGATTGAAAAAAACACGATTCCTTTTGAGATAAAGAGAGTCTATTATTTATATGATGTACCTTCTACAGCTTATAGAGGAGGGCATGCACATAAAGAACAGTTAGAATTACTGGTTGCTTTAAGTGGAAGCTTTGAGGTGAAATTAAGGGATGGTGCCAACGAACTAAGTATCATGCTAAACAAGCCTAATAAAGGCTTGTTAATACCTACTGGTATTTGGAGAGAGTTAGAAAATTTTTCGTCTGGTTCAGTATGTTTGGTCTTGTCTTCAGATGTTTTTGATGAAAATGATTATATCTATGACTTCGAAGAGTTTATGAGATTTAAGACTTTATAA
- a CDS encoding glycosyltransferase — MKKICVVTTSLSKGGAEKSSAILTQLLVKLNYEVHILMTKDDLDYDFSGTLFNLEKEYGNELSQVQKSKILRTYFQKQQFDVIIDNRTRAGFFKEFILYHFIFKAKEKIAVVRSFYLRNYLPRHRFQAKLIYGNSTTLVAVSKGIEKAIHENYSFKNVKQIYNPVDVNIISEKAYDPIEMDTDFILWYGRIAEQVKNLTLLLEAFKTSNLPENHIKLCIIGQGEDVGYLKEKIRTLDLEAHVHYIPFLKNPFSYVIRAKFTVLTSYYEGFPRVLIESLACGTPVISVDCNSGPNEIIIHKYNGLLVENHDIKALANAFNTFIQNTSLYNSCKSHTTKSIDKFTYKKIGSQWQKLIDALKT, encoded by the coding sequence ATGAAAAAAATTTGTGTTGTTACAACTTCTCTCAGTAAAGGAGGGGCAGAAAAATCAAGTGCCATTCTCACACAATTGCTTGTTAAACTAAATTATGAGGTTCATATTTTAATGACAAAAGATGATTTGGATTATGACTTTTCAGGCACGCTTTTTAATTTAGAAAAAGAGTATGGAAATGAGTTGTCTCAGGTTCAAAAGAGCAAAATTTTAAGAACTTACTTTCAAAAACAACAGTTTGATGTGATCATCGATAATAGAACGCGAGCTGGTTTTTTTAAAGAATTCATTTTATATCACTTTATATTCAAAGCAAAAGAAAAGATCGCGGTAGTACGTAGTTTTTATCTAAGAAACTATCTTCCTAGGCATAGATTCCAAGCAAAATTAATTTATGGTAATTCGACTACCCTCGTCGCCGTAAGCAAAGGTATTGAAAAGGCAATACACGAAAATTATAGCTTTAAAAATGTGAAGCAAATATATAATCCAGTTGACGTCAACATTATTTCTGAAAAGGCATATGATCCCATAGAGATGGATACCGATTTTATTTTATGGTATGGAAGAATAGCAGAACAAGTTAAAAATTTGACCTTACTTTTAGAAGCATTTAAAACCTCTAATTTACCTGAAAACCACATAAAACTGTGTATCATCGGCCAGGGGGAAGATGTTGGTTATTTAAAGGAAAAAATAAGGACATTAGATCTTGAAGCTCATGTTCACTATATCCCATTCTTAAAAAATCCTTTTTCGTATGTAATAAGGGCTAAATTTACGGTGCTCACGAGTTATTATGAAGGTTTTCCAAGGGTTTTAATAGAATCATTGGCTTGTGGTACTCCAGTTATTTCAGTGGATTGTAATTCTGGACCGAACGAAATTATCATACATAAATACAATGGATTATTGGTTGAAAATCATGACATTAAAGCATTAGCTAACGCTTTTAATACTTTTATTCAGAATACTTCACTGTATAACTCGTGTAAAAGTCATACCACAAAAAGCATTGATAAATTTACATATAAAAAAATTGGGTCTCAGTGGCAAAAATTAATAGACGCATTGAAGACTTAA
- a CDS encoding glycosyltransferase family A protein has translation MKDTVKHAFFSVVIPLYNKENYIASAISSVLNQTFQDFEVIIINDGSTDKSESLVRGIKDSRIKVFTTKNKGASSARNHGISLAKSNNIALLDADDYWHSNHLFELKKLMQTFPDAGLFCNNYEIYHTQSMVRPARFNFDFNKECLLLDDFFKASLINGVAWTSAVGFKKNKFNALGGFNPNLTTGQDTDLWIRFALKHEIAFNPIITASYLFYVENSLFKNEYNAVRYDFINSYSQEEQANPSLKRYLDINRYAVALRCKLHNDQDLYKKLKSEIEYSHLNFKQRCLLSCPKFILSWVKKCHSYLLKKQVYLTAYR, from the coding sequence ATGAAAGACACCGTAAAACACGCTTTTTTTTCTGTTGTAATTCCTTTATATAACAAGGAAAATTATATTGCGTCTGCGATTAGTAGTGTTTTAAATCAAACGTTTCAAGATTTTGAAGTTATAATTATAAACGATGGTAGTACTGACAAAAGCGAATCTCTTGTAAGGGGTATAAAAGATTCAAGAATTAAAGTATTCACCACAAAAAACAAGGGCGCATCAAGCGCTAGAAATCACGGTATAAGCCTCGCAAAATCGAACAATATAGCACTACTTGATGCCGATGACTACTGGCACTCCAACCACTTGTTTGAGTTAAAAAAGCTAATGCAGACTTTCCCTGATGCTGGGCTATTTTGTAATAATTACGAGATTTATCACACCCAATCTATGGTTCGTCCCGCGCGTTTTAATTTTGATTTTAACAAAGAGTGCTTACTGCTTGACGACTTTTTTAAGGCGAGTCTTATTAACGGGGTGGCGTGGACTTCTGCTGTGGGCTTCAAAAAAAACAAATTTAACGCACTAGGTGGCTTTAATCCCAATTTAACCACAGGACAAGACACCGATTTATGGATTAGATTTGCATTAAAACATGAGATCGCCTTTAACCCAATAATTACGGCTTCCTATTTATTTTACGTAGAAAACAGCCTGTTTAAAAATGAATACAACGCTGTGCGTTATGACTTTATCAATAGTTATTCTCAAGAAGAACAAGCAAACCCATCATTAAAAAGATACTTAGACATTAACCGTTATGCCGTGGCGTTGAGATGCAAATTGCATAACGACCAAGACCTGTATAAAAAGTTGAAATCTGAGATAGAATACAGTCATTTAAATTTTAAACAACGATGTCTTTTAAGTTGTCCAAAATTTATCCTTTCATGGGTAAAAAAATGCCATAGTTATTTATTAAAAAAGCAAGTTTATCTGACCGCTTATCGTTAA